The following nucleotide sequence is from Thermostaphylospora chromogena.
CGACGGCGTTAATCCGGGTTTTCCTGCACTGTGCCGGTTCATATCGCCCCGGTCAAGACCCGGACGGGATATTCGTCCGGGTCGCCGAGGTCAGGAGGGGCGCTGCGGCAGGCGGCCGGAGTCGATCGAGTCCATGACGCCGGCGGCGCCGCCCAGCGCCGCGGCGTCGTGGCCGAGCGTGGAGACGGCCAGGCGGCATCCCCCGGCGTCCGGGGCGAGCGTACGGGCGCGGACCTCGGCCTCGGCCGCGGGCAGCAGCCAGGGGGCCAGCGGCACGTAGTAGCCGCCGAGGATCACCGCCTGGGGGTTGAGCACGTTGGCCAGGATCGCCACACCCGCCCCCAGGGCGGTTCCCACCCGCTCCAGCATGGCCAGGGTCTCCCGGTCGCCGGCGCGTGCCCGCCGTACGACCTCTTCGATCTCCGGCTCCACCTCCGCGGGTGCGATCGGCGGATCGGAGGCCGTGGCGCCGATGATCGCACCGACGCCGGCCACCGCCTCCAGGCAGCCGACGCGTCCGCAGCGGCAGGCCGGCCCCGCCGGATCGATCTGGACGTGACCGAGCTCGCCGCTGTAGCCCTGTCCGCCACGGCGCAGCCGCCCATCCATGATCACTCCGGCGCCGACGCCGACCTCGCCCGTCAGGTAGACGAGGTTCGCCGTGCCGCCGAAGGGACCGAAGCGGTGCTCGGCGAGCGCGCCGAGGTTGGCGTCGTTGTCCACCTGTACGCGGTAGCCGGGGTCACGCAGCGCCTTGGTGAGGTCTTTGGCCAGGTCGACGTCGCGCCAGCCCAGGTTGGGGGCGATCCGCACCCGCCCGTCCACGTCGACCAGGCCGGGGACGGCGACGGCCAGGCCGAGCACCTGGCGCTCCTCCTTGGCCATGCGGTTGGCCACCCGCCGGGCGAGCGACGCGATGGCCGCCACCGCCTGGTTCGCCGAGGCGGCCGCGCCCGGGAAGGACCGCCGCCACGACAGCAGCCGCCGGCCCGCCAGATCCACGGCCACGGCCGTCAGGTAGTCGACGTTGGCCTCGATGCCGACCGCGGCGTACGGCGAGCCGTCCAAGACGAGCATGGTCGCCGGACGGCCCACGCGGTTCTCCGTCAGACCGGTCTCCCGCACCAGCCGCCGATCGATGAGATCGGCCACCAGGCTGGAGACCGTGGCCTTGTTCAGGCCGGTCGAAGCCGCGATGTCGGCGCGCGAGCACGGCGCGTTCTCCCGGACGAACCTCAGCACCACCGCGAGGTTGGTGGCCCGGACATCGGTGAAGTCGGCGGGTCGTGGGCCCGTCGTGGATTCGATCAAGATCAGCCTCGTTCCCGGTCGGCCAGGCTGGCCCCATCATGCCGCATCGCACGCCCCATGGTCATCCGGCGGTCCCTTCACCAATCTGTGACCCCATCGCCGTGGAGTCGCGTTCGCGATCCCTTGTGGCGGAGGTCACCCTCGACTAATTTGTTTGGCTGAAAGACGAACTAACTTTACCCGGAACGGCGCCCCGCCGACCAGCCTTGACAAGTTCGTCTCCTCCTGCGAAGACTTCTCGTCCGACAACGAAGGGAGCGCGCCGTGACCCCTCCCACCGATGGCGCGACCACCAGCCGACGCGGCTTCCTCGGCCTCGTCGGCCTGACCGCCGTCACAGCGGCATCGGGCGGCTTCCTCTCCGCCTGCTCCACCCCCACCACCCGACGGCCCGGCACCGGAGGGGCGACGGCCGCCGCGGCCGACCAGCTCAAGTCGCTGGCCCCGACGTACATCCCCTACGAGGGGGCCAAGCCTGACATCCCCGGCACCGTGTCACCCCTGGAAGGGGTGCCCGACTACGGCGGAGGCTTCACCAAGTATCCCAGCCCGCTCGCCCAGGCGGTGCCGCAGAAGATGGGCAAGGGCGGCACCTACACGGCGATGACCCCCCTGTGGGCGCCCCTGCCTCCCGGCCTGCCGGACAACTCGTTCTTCCAGGCCGTCAACGAGGCGATCGGCGCGACCATCGAATTCCAGATCGCCGACGGCAACACCTACGTCGACAAGGCCATCGCCCGCCTGGCCTCCGGCGACCTGCCGGACATCATGGTCATCCCCAGCTGGGAGATCGACAAGATGGCCGACTTCAACGTCGCCGTGGACAAGGCGTTCGAAGACCTCACGCCCTACCTGCAGGGCGACAAGGTCAAGGCGTACCCCATGCTGGCGAACCTGCCGACCGCCGCCTGGCAGTGGTCGGTGTGGAACGGCAAGCTGATGGCGGTGCCGTTCCCCACCGAGCCTTACCCCTTCGCCTTGCTGTACCGCAAGGACATGTACGACAAGGAAGGCTGGCCGCTGCCCAAGAACGCCGACGAGCTCTACCAGCTGGGTAAGGAGATCACCAACCCCAAGGCCAACCGGTGGGCCTTCGGCGACATCCACGAGATGGTCTGGACGATCTTCCGCGTGCCGCAGGAGTGGCGCTACGAGAACGGCAAGCTCGTCCACAAATACGAGACGCCCGAATGGGAGGAGATGCTCGCGTTCATGCGCAAGCTCTTCACCGAAGGGCTGATCCACCCCAACGTGGTCAGCAGCAAGGGCGCCAACGAGAAGGACCTGTTCGCCTCCGGGCAGATCACGATGTTCCGGGACGGCCTCGGCGCATGGAAGCCCCTGCTCGACCAGCAGCGGCCCAAGAACCCCGACTTCGCCATCGACGCCGTGCCGCTGTTCGCGCACGACGGCGGCACCCCGATGCACTACCACAACAACGCCGCGGGCATCTTCACCTTCATCAAGAAGGGCCTCGGCAAGGAGAAGGTCGAGGAGATCCTCGGCATCCTCAACTTCACCGCCGCGCCGTTCGGCACCAAGGAGTACGAGCTGTACATCCACGGGGTGGAGGGCAAGCACTTCACCCGTGACAGCGACGGCGTGCCGCAGAAGACCGAACTGGGCCTGAAGGAGGCCGCCGAGACCTACATCTTCCTCGGCGGGCGCCCCCTGGTCACCGACTGGGTCGCCTACCCCGAAGCCGTGGAGATGTGCGCCAAGTGGCAGAACGAGAGCTTCCAGTACATCCAGCCCAGCCCGTTCGCGGGAATCCGCGTGCAGCGACCGTCGAAGCTGTCCGGGCTGCAGGTGCCCACCGAGGACAAGTTCACCGACATCATGCGCGGACGGCGTCCGGTGAGCGACGTCAAGAAGATCGTCGCCGACTGGCGGCGCGACGGCGGTGACGAAGGGCGCGATTTCTACATGAAGGTGCTGCAGGACAACGGCCGTGCTTGAGGACCGCACCACACGATCGGGGGCCGGGGAGACCGTCCCGGCGGGTGACCTGACCCCACCCGCCGGGACCGGCACCTCTCACGATGACGCCCGGCCGTCCCGGAACGCAAGCCGATCCCGGCCGAAGACGGAGAAGACGGCGATGGCGGGAAGGGGCGCGCACGCCCAGCCGAACTCGCTGCGCGCCCGGTTCCGGCGCGACCGCGCGCTGCTGCTCATGACCGCGCCGGCCATCGGGCTGCTCGTGGTGTTCTACTACGTGCCGATCCTGGGCAGCGTCATCGCCTTCCAGGACTACTCCCCCTACGTCGGCATCAAGGACAGCCCGTGGGTGGGCCTGGCCAACTTCCAATGGCTGCTGCTGGACGAGGGCTTCTGGGACGCCGTACTGAACACGCTGTCGATCACGACGTTCCAGCTCGTGTTCTACTTCCCCGTCCCGATCATGCTGGCGATCCTGCTGGACAGCATCATGCACCCCAAGCTGCGGCTGTTCATCCAGAGCGTCGTCTACATGCCGCACTTCTTCTCCTGGGTGCTGGTCGTCACGCTCTTCCAGCAGATGATCGGCGGCGCCGGCCTGCTGTCGCAGCTGCTGCGGCAGCACGGCTACGAGGGCATCGACCTGATGACCAACCCCGACACGTTCATCCTGCTGGTCACCGCGGAGACCATATGGAAGGACGCGGGGTGGGGGACGATCGTCTTCCTCGCCGCGTTGGCCGCCATCGACCAGAACCTCTACGAGGCTGCGGCGGTCGACGGAGCGAACCGGTGGCGGCGCATGTGGCACATCACCCTGCCGGGGCTACGGCCGGTGATCATCCTGCTGCTGATCCTGCGGCTCGGTGACGCGCTGAACGTGGGGTTCGAGCAGTTCTTCCTCCAGCGCGACGCCGTCGGCAGGGAAGCCGCGGAGGTACTCGACACCTTCATCTACTGGCGGACGCTGCTCACCGGCGAATGGAGCTACGGCGCCGCCGCCGGACTGGTCAAGGGGATCGTCGGCCTCATCCTCATCGTGATCGCCAACAAGATCGCCCACCGATTCGGCGAGCAAGGGATCTACCAGAAGCATTGATTTCCCCCTTCACCTCCCCGCCC
It contains:
- a CDS encoding ROK family transcriptional regulator; this encodes MIESTTGPRPADFTDVRATNLAVVLRFVRENAPCSRADIAASTGLNKATVSSLVADLIDRRLVRETGLTENRVGRPATMLVLDGSPYAAVGIEANVDYLTAVAVDLAGRRLLSWRRSFPGAAASANQAVAAIASLARRVANRMAKEERQVLGLAVAVPGLVDVDGRVRIAPNLGWRDVDLAKDLTKALRDPGYRVQVDNDANLGALAEHRFGPFGGTANLVYLTGEVGVGAGVIMDGRLRRGGQGYSGELGHVQIDPAGPACRCGRVGCLEAVAGVGAIIGATASDPPIAPAEVEPEIEEVVRRARAGDRETLAMLERVGTALGAGVAILANVLNPQAVILGGYYVPLAPWLLPAAEAEVRARTLAPDAGGCRLAVSTLGHDAAALGGAAGVMDSIDSGRLPQRPS
- a CDS encoding extracellular solute-binding protein, whose product is MTPPTDGATTSRRGFLGLVGLTAVTAASGGFLSACSTPTTRRPGTGGATAAAADQLKSLAPTYIPYEGAKPDIPGTVSPLEGVPDYGGGFTKYPSPLAQAVPQKMGKGGTYTAMTPLWAPLPPGLPDNSFFQAVNEAIGATIEFQIADGNTYVDKAIARLASGDLPDIMVIPSWEIDKMADFNVAVDKAFEDLTPYLQGDKVKAYPMLANLPTAAWQWSVWNGKLMAVPFPTEPYPFALLYRKDMYDKEGWPLPKNADELYQLGKEITNPKANRWAFGDIHEMVWTIFRVPQEWRYENGKLVHKYETPEWEEMLAFMRKLFTEGLIHPNVVSSKGANEKDLFASGQITMFRDGLGAWKPLLDQQRPKNPDFAIDAVPLFAHDGGTPMHYHNNAAGIFTFIKKGLGKEKVEEILGILNFTAAPFGTKEYELYIHGVEGKHFTRDSDGVPQKTELGLKEAAETYIFLGGRPLVTDWVAYPEAVEMCAKWQNESFQYIQPSPFAGIRVQRPSKLSGLQVPTEDKFTDIMRGRRPVSDVKKIVADWRRDGGDEGRDFYMKVLQDNGRA
- a CDS encoding ABC transporter permease gives rise to the protein MAGRGAHAQPNSLRARFRRDRALLLMTAPAIGLLVVFYYVPILGSVIAFQDYSPYVGIKDSPWVGLANFQWLLLDEGFWDAVLNTLSITTFQLVFYFPVPIMLAILLDSIMHPKLRLFIQSVVYMPHFFSWVLVVTLFQQMIGGAGLLSQLLRQHGYEGIDLMTNPDTFILLVTAETIWKDAGWGTIVFLAALAAIDQNLYEAAAVDGANRWRRMWHITLPGLRPVIILLLILRLGDALNVGFEQFFLQRDAVGREAAEVLDTFIYWRTLLTGEWSYGAAAGLVKGIVGLILIVIANKIAHRFGEQGIYQKH